Proteins encoded together in one Diabrotica undecimpunctata isolate CICGRU chromosome 3, icDiaUnde3, whole genome shotgun sequence window:
- the bys gene encoding bystin — protein MGKVKQKSNPHQKNVPLEQDIQNTKFAKSKNRNKIRLRKDEEEQYVDANLSRKILSAARSQQRELEENTPQQSKNKFVSLDVMDSDESDDEVGDDNVDDAYYENIEINEDDEKAIDMFMSKNPLPRRTLADIIMEKITEKQTELDTHFSDAGSMQVQDLDVKVKQMYEGVRDVLRKYRSGKLPKAFKIIPKLKNWEQILYITDPPTWSAAAMYQATRIFASNLKENMAQRFYNLVLLPRIRDDLMEYKRLNFHLYQALRKSLFKPGAFMKGILLPLLESGNCTLREAIIIGSVVAKNSIPILHSSAALLKIAEMDYTGANSIFLRIFFDKKYALPYRVVDACVFHFVRFQTDSRELPVLWHQALLTFVQRYKADISSEQKEALLELLKKQSHHSLTPEIRRELQHAKCRDLEDVMPTMEFD, from the exons ATGGGTAAAGTAAAGCAAAAATCAAACCCTCATCAGAAAAATGTACCTTTAGAACAAGAtattcaaaatacaaaatttgctaaaagtaaaaatagaaataaaatacgccttagaaaagatgaagaagaacaa tatGTGGATGCAAATTTATCCAGAAAAATCCTATCAGCTGCTCGTTCCCAACAAAGAGAACTAGAAGAAAACACACCCCAGCagtcaaaaaataaatttgtaagcTTAGATGTCATGGATTCAGACGAATCTGATGATGAAGTAGGAGATGACAATGTTGATGATGCatattatgaaaatattgaaattaatgaaGATGATGAAAAAGCCATTGATATGTTTATGAGCAAAAATCCTTTGCCACGTAGAACTCTAGCTGACATTATTATGGAAAAAATTACTGAAAAACAAACTGAATTAGATACTCACTTTAGTGATGCTGGTTCAATGCAGGTTCAAGATCTGGATGTGAAAGTTAAACAAATGTATGAAGGTGTCAGGGATGTTCTCAGAAAATATAGAAGTGGAAAACTACCAAAAGCATTTAAGATAATACCCAAATTGAAAAATTGGGAACAGATATTGTATATTACAGACCCACCAACGTGGTCAGCAGCTGCAATGTACCAAGCTACTAGAATTTTTGCATCAAATTTGAAAGAAAATATGGCTCAAAGGTTTTACAACCTAGTTCTCCTACCAAGGATAAGGGATGATTTAATGGAATATAAAAGATTGAACTTTCACTTATACCAAGCACTACGAAAGTCTTTATTCAAACCAGGTGCCTTTATGAAAGGTATTTTGTTGCCTTTATTGGAAAGTGGAAACTGCACATTAAGAGAAGCCATAATAATAGGGTCTGTGGTTGCTAAAAATTCTATACCTATACTTCATTCATCTGCAGCTCTTCTAAAAATTGCTGAAATGGATTATACTGGAGCCAACTccatatttttaagaatattcttTGATAAAAAATATGCTCTTCCTTATAGAGTAGTAGATGCCTGTGTTTTTCACTTTGTAAGGTTTCAAACAGACTCTAGAGAACTACCAGTGCTGTGGCATCAAGCTCTTTTAACTTTTGTTCAGCGGTACAAAGCTGATATATCATCAGAGCAAAAAGAAGCTTTattagagttattaaagaagCAAAGTCACCATTCTCTTACTCCTGAAATTAGGAGAGAGTTGCAGCATGCCAAGTGTAGAGACTTAGAAGATGTTATGCCTACAATGGAGTTTGATTAA